The Streptomyces sp. NBC_00510 genomic interval CCACCCCGAGGACGACCTGCTATCCGCGATGATCGCCGCCCGCGACGACGGCGACCGGCTCAGCGAGGACGAGCTGATGTCGCTGACCTTCCTCCTCCTGTTCGCCGGGTACGAGAACACCGTGCAGCTCATCGGCAACGCCGTCCTGGCGCTGCTGACGCACCCCGGGCAACTGGCCGCCCTGCGGGCCGAGCCGGGCGGGGCCGCGGCGGCGGTCGAGGAGCTGACCCGCTGGGACGGGCCGGCGCCGCTGGCCATCCGGCGCTTCCCGCTGGAGGACGTCACCATCGGCGGCGTGACGGTCCCCGCCGGCGAGACGGTGCTGCTCTCGCTGGCCGCGGCCAACCGCGACCCCGCCCGCTTCCCGGAGGCCGACCGGCTCGACCTCGGCCGCGCCGACACCGCGCACCTCGGCCTCGGGCACGGCATCCACTACTGCCTCGGCGCTCCGCTGGCCCGGCTGGAGACCGAGATCGCGCTCACCGGGCTGCTGGCCCGCTTCCCGGGGCTCGCCCTGGACGCGGATCCCGCGGAGCTGCGGTGGCGCCCGTCGATGCGCACCCGCGGCCTGGTGGACCTCCCGGTCCGTTTCTGACCGGCGGTACGGGACGGGTCACCGGCGGGCGGCGACGGTCGCCGCCACGGCCACCGTCAGCGCGCACCCGGTGGCCGCACCCAGGGCGGCGGGCGGTGTCACCAGGAGCACCAGGAGGCCCCCGGCCAGGGCGCCGGCCACCAGGGCGGCGACGCTCAGTGCCTGGCGCAGGGCCATCCGCCGGTCGTGCGCCGTGGCGCCGGTGCCGCTGAGCAGCCCGACCAGGGTGCGGGTCATCACGGTCGTGGTCAGGCCCGCGACGCCGACGCGTCCGGCCATCGCGTTCTGGATGCCCATCGCCACCGCGCAGACCACCACCAGCACGCGCCGCGGCCCGTCCAGCGCGTGCAGTGCCGTGGCCGAGGCCAGCAGCGCGGTCTCGCACACCGCGGCCGCGCTCACCAGCGCGATCGGGCGGGTCAGCCGGGCCAGTGCCGCCCGGCAGAAGAGGATGCCCACGGCGAAGCCGCCGAGGGCCACCAGCGAGGTGACGACCGAGAACTGGGGCGCCCCGGCCAGGCCGAGGCTGACGAAGACCAGGTTGCCCGTCATGTTCGCCACGAAGACATGACCCAGGCTGAGGATGCTCACGGCGTCGACCAGCCCGCTGAGCACGGTGAGGACGAGCAGCAGCACGGTCAGCAGGCGCTGCCGGTCCCCTTCCGGGCCACCGCTCATGTCCAGCCGCCTTCCGCAGGGGTTCGCCGCCGCTCCTGGTCAGGATGCACCGGGCCGGGCCCCGGAGCAGACTTGTGCGTGTCCGCCCCGACCCGGGCGCGCCCCCGAACCGAAGGAGCGTGGTGATGGCGGAACCGCTGCCGCAGCCGGTGCTCAGCCCTCTCACCACGTCCGCGATCTTCCTGGTCGTGACGGTCGACCCCGGCGGGGAGACCGCCGTCCGCGATCTGCTGGAGGACCTGTCCGGACTGCAGCGCTCGGTCGGCTTCGGCACCCCCGACGGGCGGCTGAGCTGTGTCGCCGGGGTGGGGTCGAACGTGTGGGGCCGCCTCTTCGGCGGGCCGCGCCCCGCCGGACTGCACCCCTTCACCGAGCTGACCGGACCCCGCCACCAGGCGCCCGCCACCCCGGGCGACCTGCTCTTCCACATCCGGGCCAGCCGGCTGGACCTGTGCTTCACCCTGGCCCAGCTGGTCATGGACCGGCTGCGCGGCCATGTCACGGTCCGTGACGAGGTGCACGGCTTCAAGTACCTCGACGTCCGCGACCTGCTGGGGTTCGTCGACGGCACGGAGAACCCGGTCGGCCCCGAGGCGACCGAGGCGGTCCTGGTCGGCGACGAGGACCCGGACTTCCGTTGCGGCAGCTACGTGATCGTGCAGAAGTACGTCCACGACCTCGACGCCTGGAACGCCCTGCCCGTGGAGGCGCAGGAGCGGGTGATCGGCCGCAGCAAACTGGGCAACATCGAGATGGACGACGACGTCAAGCCCGCCGACTCCCACGTCGCCCTGACCACGATCGTCGAACCGGACGGCACCGAACGGCAGATCCTCCGCGACAACATGCCCTTCGGCCGGGTGGGCACCGCCGAGTTCGGGACGTACTTCATCGGCTACGCGCGGACCCCGGAGGTCACCGAGCGGATGCTGCGCAACATGTTCCTCGGCGACGGGCAGGCGAGCCACGACCGGATCCTGGACTTCTCCCGGGCCGTGACCGGCACGCTCTTCTTCGTGCCCTCCGCCGACTTCCTGGACGACCTTCCCGATCCCCCCGCCGTCGTGGCCGCCCCGGCCGCGAAGTCGCTGGGGATCGGCGACCTGAGGAAGACCGTCACATCATGAACAACCTGCACCGGGAACTCGCCCCGATCTCCGAAGCCGCCTGGGACGACCTGGAGGAGGAGGCACGGCGCACCTTCAAGCGCCACGTCGCCGCCCGCCGGATCGTCGACGTGCCCGAGGCCGCCGGCCCCGAGTTCGCCGGGGTGAACACCGGCCACCTCGACCCGGTCGAGGCGCCCCACGAGGACGTGCTCGCCCGGGTGCGCCGCGCGCAGCCGGTCGTCGAGCTGCGCGTGCCCTTCACGGTCGACCGCGGCGAGGTCGACATCGTCGAGCGCGGTGCCCAGGACGCGGACTGGCAGCCCGTGAAGGACGCCGCCCGGCGCATCGCGTTCACCGAGGACCGGGCGGTCTTCGAGGGGTACGCGGCGGCCGGCATCACCGGCATCCGCGCGAGCGCCTCGAACCCGCCGCTGAGCCTCCCCGCGGACGTGCGCGACTACCCCAACGCCGTCAGCCAGGCCATCTCCGCGCTCCGCCTCGCGGGCGTCGGCGGCCCGTACACGCTCGCGCTGAGCGCCGACGCGTACACCGCCGTCAACGAGACCTCCCACTACGGCTACCCGATCCACGCCCACCTGGCCCGGCTCCTCGACGGGGAGATCGTGTGGGCGCCCGCCATCGACGGGGCGTTCCTGCTCTCCACCCGCGGCGGCGACTTCGAGCTGCGCATCGGCCAGGACGTGTCCATCGGCTACCTGTCGCACGACGACACCAGCGTGCGGCTGTACTTCCAGGAGACCCTCACCTTCCTGGTGCACACGGCGGAGGCGGCGGTCGCGCTCACGGCCGCGTGACGGGTGACGGGTGACGGGCGCCCGATACGGGTATTCGCCCGTTATGACCGGAAAACACAGGAAGACATCGCTCTGGCCGCACCGTTCCGAGGTCAGGACCGGCGGGCCCGCCCGCCACGCCGCCTCGGCGGGCGAGGACGACGGCCGTCGTGAGCCCGTCCCCGAGGACCTCCCGCCCGCCCACGCCCCGGTGGTGCCCGGCACCCACGTGGACGGCACGGAGGCGCCCCACCACCGCGCGTGACAGCGGGCCCGCGCCGGACGCAGGACCGCCTCGTGCCCCGTCCGCCGGCATGGGGGCGGCGCGCGGGGACACGGGATGGGGGAGGAGGCGGAGGTCCTGCCCGCCCGCGTCGACCGGCGCCGGAAGGGCCGCTGACGGGCCCTCACGAAGTGTGCCCCCGTACGGGTGGAGCGGGCCGGGAGGGCGTGACACGTTCCGTCACCGCGGGGACCGATTGTGTGATTATTCGGCCCGCTCGGTTGGAGGTAGTGCCCCCATGACCTCAGTGACGGAACGTCAGTCCGGCCATCCCGCGGCGGAGGTGCGGACCCGATGACGATGCACACCGAGAACGAGATCGTCATCGACGCGCCCCTGCGGTACGTGTGGCTGCGGACCAACGACGTCGCCGGCTGGCCCACCCTGTTCAGCGAGTACGCCGAGGCCGAGATCATCTCCCAGGAGGGCGACACCACCCGCTTCCGCCTGACCATGCACCCCGACGAGAAGGGCCGCGTCTGGTCCTGGGTGTCCGAGCGCACCGCCGACCCGGCCACCCGTACCGTGCGGGCCCGGCGGCTGGAGACCGGGCCGTTCGAGTTCATGAACATCTACTGGCAGTACGAGGAACTCGGCCCGGAGAGCACCCGCATGCGCTGGCTGCAGGACTTCCGGATGAAGGTGGACGCGCCCGTCGACGACGAGGGCATGCGGCAACGCATCAACAGCAACTCCCGCGTCCAGATGCAGCTGGTCAAGGACCGGCTGGAATCCCGCCGGATCCGTCCCGTCGGCACCCTGGACACCCACGCGGACACCCGCCGCGGCGGCGACATCCGCACCCTGCTGACCACCGCCTCGGTCGGCACGACGGACGGGTTCTGCGGCATGGTCACCGTCGGCCCCGGCGAGGCCGTCGCCGAGCACTACCACCCGTACTCGCAGGAGCAACTGGTCGTCGTCGAGGGCGAGGTGCGGGTGGACCTCGACGGCTGCCCGCGCAGCGTCGCCGCCAACGAGGCCCTGCTCGTCCCGCGCGGGGTCCGCCACCGGCTGGTGAACACCTCCGACGCGGTGGCCCGCGCCGTGTTCTTCCTGGCCCCGCTCGCGCCGCGTCCGGAGCTGGGGCACGTCGACACCGAGACCCACGAGCAGGCCGCCGCCATCGCCCGCGCCGCCACCGCGACGGGTCCGGCGACGGAGGGCCCGGCGCCGGGCCGCGAACTGGTCGACCGGTGACCGCAGGCCGTACCGCGCGCAGGGTGGTGGTGACGGGCGTCGGAGCCGTCGCCGCCGGCGGCGTCGGGCGGGAGGCGTTCTGGGAGCGGATCGTCGGGGGCGGGCCGGCGATCCGCCGGATCACCCGCTTCGACCCCTCGCGGTACCGCTCGCGGATCGCCGCCGAGGCCGACTTCGACCCCCTCGCGGCCGGGCTCACCCCCCGGGAGATACGCCGCAACGGCCGGTTCGCCCAGTTCGCGCTCGCCGCGGCCGCCGAGGCGCTCGCCGACAGCGGGCTGCGCACGGAAGCCGAGGACACCGACCGCATCGGGGTCTGCCTCGGCACCGCCGTCGGCGCCACCGTCACCCTGGAGGACGAGTACGTGGTCGCCAGCGACGGCGGCCGCCACTGGGAGGTCAGCCCGGACCACGGCATGCCCTTCCTCCACCGGGCGATGCACCCCTCCTCGGCCGCCGCCGAACTCTCGCTCCGGCACGGCCTGCACGGCCCGTCCTCGGTCGTCTCCACCGGCTGCACCTCCGGCGTCGACGCGATCGGCTGCGCCTTCCGGACGCTGAGCGACGGCGAGGCCGACGTCATGCTGGCGGGCGCGAGTGAGGCGCCCATCTCCCCGGTCACGGTGGCCTGCTTCGACGCGA includes:
- a CDS encoding DUF1275 domain-containing protein, coding for MSGGPEGDRQRLLTVLLLVLTVLSGLVDAVSILSLGHVFVANMTGNLVFVSLGLAGAPQFSVVTSLVALGGFAVGILFCRAALARLTRPIALVSAAAVCETALLASATALHALDGPRRVLVVVCAVAMGIQNAMAGRVGVAGLTTTVMTRTLVGLLSGTGATAHDRRMALRQALSVAALVAGALAGGLLVLLVTPPAALGAATGCALTVAVAATVAARR
- a CDS encoding Dyp-type peroxidase; amino-acid sequence: MAEPLPQPVLSPLTTSAIFLVVTVDPGGETAVRDLLEDLSGLQRSVGFGTPDGRLSCVAGVGSNVWGRLFGGPRPAGLHPFTELTGPRHQAPATPGDLLFHIRASRLDLCFTLAQLVMDRLRGHVTVRDEVHGFKYLDVRDLLGFVDGTENPVGPEATEAVLVGDEDPDFRCGSYVIVQKYVHDLDAWNALPVEAQERVIGRSKLGNIEMDDDVKPADSHVALTTIVEPDGTERQILRDNMPFGRVGTAEFGTYFIGYARTPEVTERMLRNMFLGDGQASHDRILDFSRAVTGTLFFVPSADFLDDLPDPPAVVAAPAAKSLGIGDLRKTVTS
- a CDS encoding family 1 encapsulin nanocompartment shell protein; its protein translation is MNNLHRELAPISEAAWDDLEEEARRTFKRHVAARRIVDVPEAAGPEFAGVNTGHLDPVEAPHEDVLARVRRAQPVVELRVPFTVDRGEVDIVERGAQDADWQPVKDAARRIAFTEDRAVFEGYAAAGITGIRASASNPPLSLPADVRDYPNAVSQAISALRLAGVGGPYTLALSADAYTAVNETSHYGYPIHAHLARLLDGEIVWAPAIDGAFLLSTRGGDFELRIGQDVSIGYLSHDDTSVRLYFQETLTFLVHTAEAAVALTAA
- a CDS encoding cupin domain-containing protein, translated to MTMHTENEIVIDAPLRYVWLRTNDVAGWPTLFSEYAEAEIISQEGDTTRFRLTMHPDEKGRVWSWVSERTADPATRTVRARRLETGPFEFMNIYWQYEELGPESTRMRWLQDFRMKVDAPVDDEGMRQRINSNSRVQMQLVKDRLESRRIRPVGTLDTHADTRRGGDIRTLLTTASVGTTDGFCGMVTVGPGEAVAEHYHPYSQEQLVVVEGEVRVDLDGCPRSVAANEALLVPRGVRHRLVNTSDAVARAVFFLAPLAPRPELGHVDTETHEQAAAIARAATATGPATEGPAPGRELVDR